aatacagaattttaataaagtttgattttgagtgaccaagcacatggaccagttacttcaagatggctaccaggtaagatcatttttttacggttaatttgaaatattgtcttgtcagaatgcttacacgatattttgattatcattaccgcaacagatgcttattaaatgttaatttaattaatagaagcataatactttgattttaaatgcatgtgcagaatctccaaattatgttctttcaggtttgacatgtcattttgaaaatatgtcagtgttgatgttttctgactgttgcggtaatgagattttttaggactaattttttaaattatgttacaaaaagtgttaaatgataagtaaaagtttttaaattaatgttcccatttactccagactttgtttttcaatgtctggtgggaaaaaagtaaatttaagcaatttttacattttcatgcttgacatttttaaaaccaagttttcgtgagaatcaccctgtTAAGGCAAATAAACACTCACCTGTCTCCAGCTCAATTTCTGGCCTCCTCCTTATTTTATTTCTCAGCATAACTTTACTTCCATTATAATATTacacagcctgatctcacaggaattcatatgtattttatgagttgACCAATTCATACAAAGTGCATCATATGAAAATGTACGATTATcacaaaaaacaagcaaaccaTGAAATCccaccccaacgtcacaggggcaaaaTTAACATTTGGTTGTACAAATGAATACGATTCAAAAtaccttataaaatacatttcatgAAATTGCATTCGAATATGTTTTCGTTGTTCATAAGGGCTATGTTATGGACAGAAAGCCAAATGAATGAAACATTTACTATCTTATAATTATATCAACATGCAAACTCATAAAACGCATAAGGAGTGTGTACATGCATGATTTGTAGCAGTTGGTAGGAGTTTGTATACAGATACAAATCTATGTTTAAACATCCAAGCCTTTCTAACCACaattaaataaagcattaaaaaaacctCCAAAACCATGTCGCTCTTTACAGACTTTCCTTCAATATACCTGTATATAGTgtcacgcacgcacacacaatgaAGGTTTGAGGTGTATGAGTGAATGAGTGACAAGGAAGAAGGCAAACATTGTATGAAGGGCTGCGCATGAAATTGGCTGCCCAGAGGCATGCATTAGATTAGAAACCTGAGCTCACAAACAGACACTCACAGGCTAAACCAAGGAGAACCCAAAAAACCAAGAAGTCAGAAGACAGGGAAAGTTGGTGGAATAAAACCCTGCAGTAGTTTAGTGGTAATTCATAACAGACATCAACTACTCTAGACCTACCTTACTTTTAAAGTATAGGCATTCACAAGAATGATTAAACAAAATACCAATCATTAGCTGTTAATGACTTTATAAATggatatgattttttttctttatgatACCAGTTTTAAGGTATTGGTAACAAAAAGTCTAGTGTGTAGCTTAGAGTGCAAGGCAGCCTGGTTTGTGACATaaacacacattcattttatCATGTGCTTTTCATTTCTTTCCACATGCCTCAGCTCGGAGGACCATGCGAGAACCATTTGCTCCTCAATGACTGCTTCACACCGCAATCAGACAAAATACGGTGTTTAATCAGCACTCTCTTTCACTGACTCACGCACACAACCATTCCAAACACTCAACTTAAGATGGTGGTTTCAAACGCTCAATTACATACAGCTGgattacatattttgaaaaacagCGTTACTCAGTCACTCATACGACACACAGCACAGGAAGAAATTTTCTTTTACTGGTGTGCTAAATATGGCTTAGCAGTGATACATGGGAGAAAAAAGGAAGTTATATGTACAGCACTTTTAATCTGAAACAGATGGACAAACTTGAGTACAGAATGCTAACTGATATGAGCAAGAAATTTTAAGAGAGAAGGGTGGCTAAAAAACAGGAATATTTAGCTGAAACACACAAAAAGATACAGATTGgcttaaatacaaatatataatcaCGTTCAAATACAGATTTTTACAAAAACTATTTACAATGATTTAAGTACATTTAACAGTCTGCCATATTAGATGACAAGCCTTTTCAGGCTTTCATCCCCCTTCATGCTCTGGCATTTGCTGAATTCCCAGCTGGTATCTCACTTTCCAAGTAGAGTTTTTATGGCCAGCAGCTTATGAGAAAAAAAAGGGGGAGTGCAGACTGGGGGAGGAAAACACTTGGTATCAAATTGGCCATGTTTGTTTGGGGAAACCAAGATGGTTTTACATTCTTTCCACTTGAGAGTCCAAGAACCCAAAATGCTCCAAAAGTCTGGAATCTGACAAACAGTACTTGCAGAAAATGGGCATGTATAATTGCTTTAAACGTACTGAAGGCACTTTATATTTGTGATTTTATCAGTTTGTATTCCTAAAATTCAGGAATTCACACCGTCGTCTCCCCTTGCCCGCCTGTGGTCAAACGCGTGTAGAACTTTCTCCAAGAATGCAGCGTCTTCCCGGACCAAATCCAGAATCCTGAAGTGATCCCTACGATAAGAGTCATCAGGTACTTGATCATAAAAACAGTGAAGTCGGGGGTCATGTGTGGAGCGGGCTGCATGGGGCAGGGAATGGCCAGGCTCTTACAATTTGTACTGATCCAGCTCCTCTCCCAGTGCTGTCTAAAGGCCTGCTCGTAAAAAAAGCAAGCAATGACGATGGTGGCCGGGACGGTGTAGAGAACCGAAAAGACGCCTATGCGAACCATCAAACGTTCCAGTTTTTCTGTCTTGGTGCCGTCGTGCTTCATAATGGTGCGGATGCGAAAGAGCGACACAAAGCCGGCGAGCAGGAAAGAGGTGCCGATGAAGAGGTAGATGAAGAGGGGGGCTAACACGAATCCCCTTAGTGGATCCAGATTAGTTAGGCCCACAAAACACACACCACTTAGCACATCTCCATCAATCTGTCCCATGGCCAGTATACTAATGGTCTTTACGGCTGGAACGGCCCAGGCAGCCAGATGAAAGTATTGCGaattggcttcaatggcttCATGACCCCACTTCATACCCGCAGCCAGGAACCAGGTGAGAGACAGGATGACCCACCAGATTGAAGAAGCCATACTGAAGAAATACAACATCATGAAAAGAATTGTGCATCCTTCCTTTTTTGTACCCTGAACAATGGTTTTATAGCCATCAGGAAGAAAGCTCTCATTACACGCAACCTTATCGCCCAGAAAGTAGCCAGCAATGTATGCGATGGAGACCATGGTATAGCAACCAGACAGGAAAATAATGGGACGCTCTGGATATTTAAAACGTTGCATGTCCACTAAGTAAGTGGTTACAGTAAAAAATGTGGATGCACAGCAAAGGGAGGACCAAATGAGAATCCAAATACGAGCAAATTCGATCTCCTGGTCAGTGAAGAACATATAAGCCCCATGGGTTTTGGAGGACTCGCATGGAGCACCGCAGTCCAACTCACCCAAAAACTTATAGCTGAGGTAGGATGGCACTTTAAGCATAGACGGACAGCGGAAAGGTTTGTCGGGCGTCGAGTACAGATGAACACCGGGTGTTCCCGGTATAGGCATATGAACGGGCGACACCGTGGCCGTGGAGTCGTTCTGACCCACGCAAATGTGCCCGTCTCCCAGCACGGGGAAATGTTCACATCTCAGCCGCTCCGGCCATTGAAACCCGAACTTGTTCATGAGGGCCTCGCAGCCGTGCTTTGCCCTCTCGCAAATGGAGCGACAGGGAGGAATGGCTTTTTCCAAAACCGTGCATACTGGTGCGTACATGGAGCACAGGAAAAACTTCAGTTCGGGAGAGCACTGTACCTTTACTAACGGGTAAAACTGATGAACCTCTAACCCCGCGTCCTCTTGGTTGTAGTGGCCAACCAGATTCGGCATTATAGTTTGGTTGTAAGCGATGTCCGTGCACAACGGGATTGTTATGGGCTGACAGAATCCGTGTTCGGGAAGAGCTATTCCATTATCTCCATGATATTGTCCAGACGCCAAAACACAGCACGACAGCAGCACAGCCAAAAACGGACAGAAACGTCTACTCGTCTTCATTGTCCCTGAAAGTTTCGTAAGCAACTGCCGCTTAACTTTCACTTGGCATCGTTTTGGAGAATCTCGAATGAAAAGACTCGACTAAAAGTCCACCAACTAACGTAAAGCGCATACTTTGCGATGCATATCTGTTGAGCGCAGAAGTGGCTACATGACTTTTCCCCCTTTGTCCGTCAGACTGTTTCAAGTTCCCCCTGGGCTGCCTGCTACTAACTTTGAAGGGAGTACGAGAAGGAGGGATTTTGGGGGTCTTGAAACAGATTCCCACCCTAAACCTTCATCAAGGTCTTCTGACCAATTGAATCACGGAATATCAATATCACCACCATATGCCATTAGTCAACTAAAACTGCACAGCaaaaatctatctatctatctatctatctatctatctatctatctatctatctatctatctatctatctatctatctatctatctatctatctatctatctatctaacgtTATCTATAAAATCATAAGACAAGACATCTGCTGTTTcgtcaatttatttttttatgtgaaaataacgatttataatgaaataaacaagagtttaaaacataaataatcaAATATAAAATACTTTTATCCTATACTATCCTGTCTACCAGCAGTTTTGAAGGTGAAAGAGTGATCAAATGTCTGAAAATACGCTCCATCTTTAAGAAGCAGTGACATCTTGTGGCTATTTCGTCAATAGCAGTCTTCATGTATTtttaatgtatacatttcaatcaacaattaaataaagcaataaattTACATATAAACCAAATAATTAGATTAAAACAAATTGTATCTGCTATGTGTTTCAGTAAAGTTATCACTCGGTTGCTAAGCGTGCACGAAACTCTGCAGGCGATTGTTTGATTGGCTAATTAAAAGTTGTTTAGCCAATAGAAATACAGAAAACAGTTGTCTGCTGCAGATGCTTTGCTTCGCGGGTAGAGGGGTGAGAAGACACCGGGCAGGAGCGGGAGCACTCCTGTGAAGAAGTTTGACTACTTGATTGTGCTAACGTCTTTAATTATTTTTCGCAATAAATCACCTGTATGATTAATTTGAACAATCGTggacatatatatttattatttatattgaaaGTAATTAAAGAGAGAAGATATTAGCCGCTGCCAGCAAAATTCATTGTCAATGGAGGTAAGAGCAAATTCTGAGGGAAAAGTTCTGGTTAACTTTATCAACctaaaaacgtaaaaaagttaaattgttTACCGACCAAATATAGATTTAAATTACGAAGAGTCCAGGACAAGCTAATTGCAGTATTCAAAGTAATAAATGAAAGGCACCGAATAATCACCCAAATATCGACTTGTCAGccgaaaaaaaaaatcactacaAGGCCTCATTTGACTAGATTTGATGTAAACGTTAACGTATCGTAACTTAAAGGAAAGTGTCTGGGCAAACATGGTTATGATTATATGTGGGAATATTGAGAACCCCTTTGTCAATCATTTATTGCTGCAAAAAGACAATTAATTTAGTTTTGAACAGTCAATGAATCCTCGTCATCATTTTGCATATTATGGACTGCCTTTTACTTGTTACCAGCACGCTTATATAACGTTACTGTACACCCCTTCAATGTGATTACTGCTCACATTGCCATGTTGTTTCTTGATGGCTGAGTAGATTTAACTGTATAATTAGTTACTAATTATCATATTTATCTTTTTTAGGCTACAATAGTTGAAGTTTTGGTTATCTAATCAGTCTCAACAAGTAATATGACAATAAAGAGTTGTCATGACATTGAATGCTTTTCGGTAGTTATTATCAATATAATTATGtctgattaattttttttgtttgaggtTAATAATGCAATGAAAAGTAAATTCAATGGGCATACAAGTGGAGCAAGAAATACGTTTGATCGGTTTCAGAATGGAGGACCAGACTCATACTTTTCTCCTTACAAGGTACAGGTGAAAAACCCTACTAATGGCTAACATTTTAACAGATTACAAGAATCCTTTCAGTGAACTGATTTGCATCTCTTGTGTAAAAGGAGTGTGTAATTGGTGTGTAGTTAGAAGTAAATGTATTGTAATTGTAACTACTAAATTATTCAAATGTTATATATCAGATACATTGATATAAATGTCATATATCAATCTCCATGTTTAAATAGAATGAGTATGAAAAATCTTTTCTTTTACacctaaatttttattttttcccaataaagaaaacaaatttATCAGCAATGGCTGATACCCTTTAAGAGATGAAAATAATCTATATCTCTTTTTTCAGTATGAAACAGAGAGATCTCTGTCATACTAAAAGAAAGCAGACATTTCATTTgtctcaaatgtgttttcagAAAAGTTTTAATGATGGCAGATGCATGTCTCAGTCTTCCAACTCTTTATCGGACTGCCTGTTGCAAGACTATGCACCTCTGCCTTACACAGTTTGGTCAACTCTGGAAGACGGTTGTAAATCAGTGGATTGTCCTCAAGGCACGCCTAATAACAGGTTATTTGTTACTTTTAGACATATTAATAATACATTGTATTATATAAGGGGTTTGATATTTTGCACAACTAAAATATTATCTTTCAAAGACATCTGATAGATGGCAGCAGTTGGGGAAGTGAAGCCGATCTTTATGGATTAGTGTCAAACATCTTGGACGAGCCAGATTCGATGGACCCATACTCCACATATTTCTCAGAAAAGTATGTTTCTCTTGCTTTGGGTAAAACAAATAAACCATTAATGCTAATTATTACTGACATGACTAAAACCCCctgtattttaatacaaatgataattcttttaaatcagtgtttaatgctatttcattatttgcaacCATTTCCAATtgtgagattaggagcatcaaagtttgatttaacttattgatttcactttaatttaaaTCTCTGACATGCCCTaactcagtcagtattaaagatatcaaggttatattttcacagtgTTCCTTATATTATgtgggatgattttatgtagaaaatgttaaatcacaaaaaaaaactgttttagctaggttttacatttctttaattTGACTTTACATGATGGAGTCTTTTGTATGTACAcataagctgtgtcccaattcgaaggctggATCCTTCAAAGgactgggttgcgtatgtgtggggcgggtctatcaacagaaggtccagattctattggggtaggggcgtgtttgtttaggtgatttcaaatatcaacattgggtttcaaacatcatggactccgcctttaatgaatgtttatatcAGTAAAGgactcgttatagttgtgcgtaggccCTCCTGCGTAGCCGTGATGGCATAGGTTCCGCGTCGTTTTCATATATATTTTtccgtcgtcgtccgcgtcgacgtgcaaacacacgcgcagaccgctggtaggcagtatccacgcgtgtaaccacagtagcagcgcaacCGTCAAAGAAAaagaagcttagcaagttaacccacaaacgaagaacaaacagcaacttgttgtgtataatttgagaataCCAGCAATGATGGGAGTAAATAAACaacgacttttgatgcagtttgagttaaatcactcctcaacttagctcatctttgtttttaccgtcacaaacggaaatacctatgacgcagtttttttacctgacgggaggggttctggtggaccaatcacagcacagtccgcgtagatctgacgcgctgtaAAAAATTTTGTGAGTTGCACGTCAGGcaacgcagagctacgcacatgCTACGGATAGCTACGGCatagaacttacgcacgactataaatcgggcttaagGTTAGTTAAAATGcgtaaaaagaaaaaagatttagtAAAAAGAAGCATACAATAAGTTCTGTTTACAAAAGATGTACTAACTAGGAGTATGGTAAAGATGCTAATagacagtccttccagaaaacgcggagtttttttgtgattgttgcgggcaaaaatcctcgattttgcggcacgttttcttaaaaaatgcgatggaatatgcgggatatttatgcaatgtatgcgatgg
This window of the Misgurnus anguillicaudatus chromosome 19, ASM2758022v2, whole genome shotgun sequence genome carries:
- the fzd2 gene encoding frizzled-2 → MKTSRRFCPFLAVLLSCCVLASGQYHGDNGIALPEHGFCQPITIPLCTDIAYNQTIMPNLVGHYNQEDAGLEVHQFYPLVKVQCSPELKFFLCSMYAPVCTVLEKAIPPCRSICERAKHGCEALMNKFGFQWPERLRCEHFPVLGDGHICVGQNDSTATVSPVHMPIPGTPGVHLYSTPDKPFRCPSMLKVPSYLSYKFLGELDCGAPCESSKTHGAYMFFTDQEIEFARIWILIWSSLCCASTFFTVTTYLVDMQRFKYPERPIIFLSGCYTMVSIAYIAGYFLGDKVACNESFLPDGYKTIVQGTKKEGCTILFMMLYFFSMASSIWWVILSLTWFLAAGMKWGHEAIEANSQYFHLAAWAVPAVKTISILAMGQIDGDVLSGVCFVGLTNLDPLRGFVLAPLFIYLFIGTSFLLAGFVSLFRIRTIMKHDGTKTEKLERLMVRIGVFSVLYTVPATIVIACFFYEQAFRQHWERSWISTNCKSLAIPCPMQPAPHMTPDFTVFMIKYLMTLIVGITSGFWIWSGKTLHSWRKFYTRLTTGGQGETTV